A window of the Cannabis sativa cultivar Pink pepper isolate KNU-18-1 chromosome X, ASM2916894v1, whole genome shotgun sequence genome harbors these coding sequences:
- the LOC115697596 gene encoding uncharacterized protein LOC115697596 isoform X1, whose translation MHAVLPPHPTLAPPLSTLFSSTSLLYRGLQWYLHIYSMMCWCNQRVCNDLSRTQKGLRKFEHTDIFLKNICSGGINHHTIAFIKIWFR comes from the exons ATGCATGCAGTTTTGCCTCCACATCCGACTCTGGCTCCTCCCCTCAGCACTCTCTTTAGCTCTACTTCTCTTCTCTACAG GGGTTTACAATGGTATTTACACATATACTCTATGATGTGCTGGTGCAACCAAAGAGTTTGCAATGATCTCTCAAGAACACAAAAA GGGCTTAGGAAGTTCGAACATACCGACATATTTTTGAAGAATATCTGTAG TGGTggaatcaatcatcatacaataGCTTTCATCAAAATATGGTTCAGATGA
- the LOC115697596 gene encoding uncharacterized protein LOC115697596 isoform X2, whose amino-acid sequence MHAVLPPHPTLAPPLSTLFSSTSLLYRGLQWYLHIYSMMCWCNQRVCNDLSRTQKGLRKFEHTDIFLKNILVESIIIQ is encoded by the exons ATGCATGCAGTTTTGCCTCCACATCCGACTCTGGCTCCTCCCCTCAGCACTCTCTTTAGCTCTACTTCTCTTCTCTACAG GGGTTTACAATGGTATTTACACATATACTCTATGATGTGCTGGTGCAACCAAAGAGTTTGCAATGATCTCTCAAGAACACAAAAA GGGCTTAGGAAGTTCGAACATACCGACATATTTTTGAAGAATATCT TGGTggaatcaatcatcatacaataG